The following proteins are encoded in a genomic region of Phaeodactylum tricornutum CCAP 1055/1 chromosome 1, whole genome shotgun sequence:
- a CDS encoding predicted protein, with amino-acid sequence MNALLCRQVASLRRLPPSISRGFIVQATSPNLMPMKAGTPIPGLDIYKDKDPPVALERSEYPEWVNDLSKPLVSLAMLRRMSVEDATDREMRRYLKLVRKGEIKKKNEEAGAK; translated from the coding sequence ATGAATGCACTACTCTGTAGGCAGGTGGCATCGCTACGCCGACTTCCCCCGTCAATTTCACGGGGCTTTATCGTCCAAGCAACGTCTCCCAATCTCATGCCAATGAAAGCTGGAACCCCCATCCCAGGATTGGATATCTACAAGGACAAAGATCCTCCAGTTGCGTTGGAACGTAGCGAATACCCAGAGTGGGTAAATGATTTATCGAAACCGCTCGTCAGCTTGGCAATGCTACGCCGAATGTCGGTAGAAGACGCGACAGATAGAGAAATGAGGCGTTATTTGAAGCTGGTGCGAAAAGGTGAAAtaaaaaagaagaacgaaGAAGCCGGTGCCAAGTGA
- a CDS encoding predicted protein, giving the protein MATNGDKITILYKIVNSDCDKKDVLFNAFAMPRGPRGPTLASVKQNCVALYGLNHLGPEGYHWRVCVEDKAGPGEASMEKSFSWWDIQDENAALPIKSASQFQLQKFFAPPGTNHSSSHDPASAAKGAFKSLGKAMSHAVSGSDDHGPPASVIAFKLLDVVKMHDDFTTKNHGRGGHIPTPHRRTPASATHPPSNARVAAPAGVPQQQRQAPQRAPAQAAPPQQQRAPTVPAGEPSLMDFGATPAGGASRTLHHRNSSPSTFNRPDENLSKAQRIQQQYQKQKQTQSLVWDDIEQRYVQEGTIEGKGVGRQSSMGSISSNSSGKKNVGISLDASNAIGKSANVQAAVNKRVNEMRKSQQQALDEVRQREEKKKSDDDEEDAVRKRLEPKIKAWSEEYGKKKQLRALLGSLQTILWEGAKWKPVGIGDIMDNNKVKRCYLKATLVVHPDKTHHLDAEKRFLAKRIFDALSQAKKDFDEGK; this is encoded by the exons ATGGCGACGAATGGTGACAAAATCACGATCTTGTACAAGATCGTGAACTCGGATTGCGACAAAAAAGATGTCCTGTTCAACGCATTTGCAATGCCTCGGGGGCCGCGTGGGCCCACATTGGCATCAGTCAAGCA GAATTGCGTGGCATTGTACGGACTAAATCATCTGGGACCCGAGGGATACCATTGGCGTGTTTGCGTCGAAGACAAAGCTGGGCCTGGTGAAGCCTCAATGGAGAAATCGTTTAGTTGGTGGGATATACAGGACGAGAATGCTGCACTTCCCATCAAGTCAGCTTCCCAGTTTCAGTTGCAGAAATTCTTTGCTCCGCCCGGCACAAACCATTCGAGCTCACACGACCCGGCATCCGCGGCGAAGGGAGCCTTCAAGAGTTTAGGAAAGGCCATGAGCCATGCTGTGTCGGGATCCGACGATCACGGCCCGCCCGCCAGCGTTATTGCCTTCAAGCTTTTGGACGTTGTCAAGATGCACGACGACTTCACAACGAAGAATCACGGACGCGGTGGACATATTCCTACGCCGCATCGTCGTACCCCCGCATCGGCAACCCATCCACCCTCCAACGCTAGAGTTGCGGCGCCAGCAGGTGTGCCGCAGCAGCAACGCCAAGCACCACAACGCGCACCAGCTCAGGCTGCACcgccacaacagcaacgcgCGCCTACGGTACCCGCAGGCGAGCCGTCACTCATGGATTTCGGCGCGACCCCGGCAGGAGGCGCGAGCCGCACCTTGCATCATAGAAATTCGTCGCCGTCGACATTCAATCGTCCCGACGAAAACCTCTCGAAAGCACAGCGAATCCAGCAACAGTATCAGAAGCAAAAACAGACACAGAGTCTGGTTTGGGACGATATCGAGCAGCGCTATGTGCAGGAGGGGACCATCGAAGGTAAAGGAGTTGGTCGACAATCTTCAATGGGATCTATTTCATCCAATTCTAGCGGCAAAAAGAATGTTGGCATTTCTCTCGATGCTTCTAATGCGATTGGAAAGTCAGCAAATGTCCAGGCAGCGGTGAACAAGCGTGTAAACGAAATGCGGAAGTCTCAGCAACAGGCCTTGGACGAGGTTCGACAAcgtgaagaaaagaaaaagtcggacgatgatgaagaggatGCCGTACGAAAACGCTTGGAGCCCAAGATCAAAGCATGGAGCGAGGAGTACGGCAAAAAGAAACAGCTTCGCGCGCTCTTAGGCTCATTGCAAACGATTCTTTGGGAAGGCGCGAAGTGGAAACCCGTTGGTATTGGCGATATTATGGATAACAACAAGGTGAAGCGCTGTTACCTAAAGGCTACACTTGTTGTGCACCCCGATAAAACACACCATTTAGATGCCGAAAAGCGCTTCCTGGCTAAGCGAATATTCGATGCTCTCAGTCAGGCCAAGAAAGATTTCGACGAAGGCAAATAG
- a CDS encoding predicted protein produces the protein MSSTPSFRRDHEWPVVVYRKLSVGWEKLIRKKAQHSTSPSRAHSAVVKLSPRTGCLVVRQLRLRINLAPSQEDKQNKNRGLIVRRRNTLLVRPNRRTTTVVFRFESDTECLAFSDMFVELNPQVKVHSSKSQHHGTTGDDSTTCQAQDALSFLARLLYDDDFLEYVDHLESCMKSSEDGAKILESLCRRDG, from the coding sequence ATGTCCTCGACTCCTAGTTTTCGCCGCGATCACGAATGGCCAGTTGTGGTTTATCGCAAACTTTCTGTAGGGTGGGAGAAATTGATCCGGAAGAAGGCACAGCACTCGACATCGCCATCACGAGCCCACTCTGCTGTTGTCAAGCTTTCACCTCGAACGGGATGCCTTGTGGTGCGGCAGCTCCGTTTACGCATCAATTTAGCACCATCACAGGAAGACAAGCAAAATAAAAATAGGGGATTGATTGTTCGCCGACGGAATACACTTCTTGTCAGACCCAATCGACGAACCACGACGGTTGTCTTTCGGTTTGAGTCAGATACGGAATGCTTGGCGTTCTCGGACATGTTTGTCGAGCTCAACCCCCAAGTCAAGGTACACAGCAGTAAAAGTCAACACCATGGGACCACCGGCGACGATAGTACCACTTGCCAAGCTCAGGACGCGTTGTCTTTTTTGGCACGACTCCTTTACGATGATGACTTTTTGGAGTATGTCGATCATCTCGAATCATGCATGAAGTCTAGCGAGGACGGGGCCAAAATTCTAGAAAGCCTCTGTCGAAGGGATGGTTAG
- a CDS encoding predicted protein: MSAAHTERFIPERQKLDQLSIVKDYATVPRLEYRTIAGVNGPLVILDNVKLPKYAEIVNLTLGDGTQRSGQVLEVSGSRAVVQVFEGTAGIDNRKTRCEFTGDVLKMGVSEEMLGRSFNGSGKVIDSAPKVLAEAYLDINGQPINPSSRDYPKAMIQTGISAIDVMNSIARGQKIPIFSAAGLPHNEVAAQIARQASLVKQKDTMDGHEDNFAIVFGAMGVNMETARFFRSDFEESGAMQRTALFLNLANDPTIERIITPRLALTTAEYLAYERDLHVLVILTDMSSYADALREVSAAREEVPGRRGYPGYMYTDLSTIYERAGRVVGRNGSITQLPILTMPNDDITHPIPDLTGYITEGQIYLDRQLHTKGIFPPINVLPSLSRLMKSAIGEGMTRSDHGSVSNQLYASYAMGKDVMAMKAVVGEEALSMEDHLYLSFLERFEGKFVSQGPYQARSIFESLDLAWSILRAFPKELLKKIPKKTLDQFYARRREAAEDMNKADGSA, encoded by the exons ATGAGCGCCGCCCATACCGAACGCTTCATTCCTGAGCGTCAAAAGCTCGACCAACTTTCCATCGTCAAGGACTATGCCACTGTTCCGCGCCTTGAGTACCG AACCATCGCTGGCGTGAATGGTCCTTTGGTTATCTTGGACAATGTCAAGCTTCCTAAGTATGCCGAGATTGTTAACTTGACGCTAGGTGATGGTACCCAGCGATCTGGCCAGGTTTTGGAAGTGTCGGGGAGCCGCGCCGTCGTTCAGGTGTTCGAGGGCACTGCCGGAATCGACAACAGGAAGACCCGATGCGAATTCACCGGTGATGTATTGAAAATGGGTGTTTCCGAAGAGATGCTTGGGCGCTCTTTTAATGGGTCCGGAAAAGTCATTGATTCTGCCCCCAAAGTCCTTGCTGAGGCCTATCTTGATATCAACGGCCAGCCGATTAATCCATCGTCACGTGATTACCCAAAGGCCATGATTCAGACTGGTATTTCCGCTATTGATGTCATGAACTCGATTGCTCGCGGCCAAAAGATCCCTATCTTCTCCGCTGCTGGGCTGCCACACAACGAGGTCGCTGCCCAGATCGCTCGTCAAGCCTCTCTGGTAAAGCAAAAAGACACCATGGATGGACACGAAGACAATTTTGCTATTGTCTTTGGTGCCATGGGTGTAAACATGGAAACCGCCCGTTTCTTTCGTTCTGATTTTGAAGAATCTGGTGCAATGCAGCGTACTGCTCTTTTCTTGAATCTTGCCAACGATCCCACGATCGAGCGTATCATTACTCCCCGTCTAGCCCTTACCACTGCGGAGTACCTCGCGTACGAACGCGATTTGCATGTTTTGGTCATTCTTACCGATATGTCTTCGTACGCCGATGCCCTTCGTGAGGTTTCTGCCGCCCGTGAAGAAGTCCCTGGACGCCGTGGTTACCCTGGTTACATGTACACGGATCTTTCCACTATTTACGAACGTGCAGGTCGTGTCGTTGGACGCAACGGTTCTATTACCCAGCTTCCCATTCTTACGATGCCAAATGACGATATCACGCATCCCATTCCTGACCTTACTGGATACATTACCGAAGGGCAAATCTACCTCGATCGCCAGCTCCACACCAAAGGAATTTTCCCCCCTATCAACGTCCTTCCATCGCTGTCGCGTCTGATGAAGTCGGCTATCGGGGAGGGTATGACTCGATCAGATCACGGTTCTGTGTCTAATCAGCTTTATGCCTCTTATGCCATGGGTAAGGACGTCATGGCCATGAAAGCCGTTGTCGGAGAAGAAGCCTTGTCGATGGAAGATCACCTTTACCTCAGTTTCTTGGAGCGCTTTGAAGGCAAATTCGTGTCTCAAGGTCCTTACCAGGCCCGTTCCATTTTTGAGTCATTAGACCTTGCCTGGAGCATTCTCCGTGCTTTCCCGAAGGAATTGCTCAAAAAAATTCCCAAGAAAACTTTGGATCAATTCTACGCCCGCCGTCGCGAGGCCGCAGAGGACATGAACAAGGCAGACGGTTCCGCTTAG
- a CDS encoding predicted protein — protein MWKTISFLVCVSILYSSTLPQIQGWTGETKLMRRPVSARRRRACVPPGHNHHHRDAYSLCLTNAADEYNADASASKRRRVRGPIRRAASPIAAQAQERVVSARARHEQATQDPTLLTTYRFDERADLHPGTKRAVTEVMGFQQMTEIQYKTFNAALEGKSVLGRARTGTGKTLAFLLPAIERLMFMDVSVYRADRNVGILIVAPTRELAMQIGSEASRLLTFESKWSVLTLYGGTKIQRDVALLNRQIPTILVATPGRLLDHLEDTRLRGRKFSDVVGETPIVVLDETDRLLEGFAKDTRRILSFLPRPEKRQTLLFSATVPTRLKRILDEILPADYVEVDCVGNNDSSKQTNKRVTQSYTLLPAMDSYVSYLVSITKQAMEEEKDYKIVVFFPAARLVRFFTRFFNVGLGIPVLEMHSRMSQSARTRINSSFRNAKRGVLFTSDVSARGVDFPDVTLVVQYGAPSNKELYIHRLGRTGRAGREGKGLLVLLPFEKKALKEIDLQRLICVNIEDHKDLMDKVDFAQNLVRSGHPLLTPNAEAAYLAFVAYYMTSKGMGSRDDVVDAAKVFAQIIGLPKLPDLWGKLQ, from the exons ATGTGGAAGACCATCAGTTTTTTGGTTTGCGTCTCGATACTATACAGCAGTACGCTACCGCAAATACAAGGCTGGACCGGGGAGACAAAGCTGATGCGTCGACCTGTGTCCGCACGGAGGCGTCGTGCATGTGTTCCTCCTGGCCAtaaccaccaccaccgcgatGCGTACTCGCTGTGTTTGACGAATGCGGCGGACGAGTATAATGCCGACGCGTCGGCATCTAAACGTCGACGGGTACGTGGTCCCATTCGCCGCGCCGCGAGTCCCATCGCCGCACAAGCACAAGAGCGGGTGGTATCTGCACGTGCCCGTCACGAACAGGCCACACAAGATCCCACGCTATTGACCACTTACCGCTTTGACGAACGCGCTGATCTTCATCCCGGCACGAAACGTGCCGTAACCGAGGTCATGGGATTTCAACAAATGACAGAAATTCAGTACAAGACATTCAATGCAGCTTTGGAAGGCAAGAGTGTGTTAGGACGAGCACGAACCGGAACGGGCAAAACGTTAGCCTTTTTACTACCCGCTATCGAACGTTTAATGTTCATGGATGTGTCCGTATACCGAGCTGACCGGAACGTTGGTATCCTCATTGTTGCACCAACACGAGAGCTGGCTATGCAAATCGGGAGTGAAGCTTCGCGGTTGCTCACGTTCGAATCCAAATGGAGTGTTTTGACGCTCTATGGTGGAACAAAAATACAGCGCGATGTTGCCCTTCTTAACAGACAAATCCCTACCATTTTGGTGGCTACCCCAGGTAGACTTCTGGATCACCTGGAAGACACGAGACTCCGTGGACGAAAGTTCAGCGACGTTGTTGGAGAGACGCCAATTGTGGTCCTGGACGAAACCGATCGGCTATTGGAAGGCTTTGCTAAGGATACGAGACGAATTCTTTCGTTTCTGCCAAGACCAGAAAAGCGTCAAACGCTACTGTTCTCGGCGACGGTACCCACACGTCTAAAGCGCATTTTGGACGAGATCCTACCGGCAGATTATGTGGAAGTCGACTGTGTCGGGAACAACGACAGttcaaaacaaacaaacaagagGGTAACGCAATCGTATACACTTTTGCCTGCTATGGACTCATACGTGTCATATTTGGTATCTATCACCAAGCAAGCCATGGAGGAAGAGAAGGATTACAAAATCGTTGTGTTCTTTCCTGCAGCACGACTTGTTCGTTTTTTCACCCGTTTTTTCAACGTCGGACTCGGAATACCGGTATTGGAGATGCATTCCAGAATGTCCCAGTCGGCACGAACCCGCATTAATTCATCTTTTCGCAACGCAAAGCGAGGAGTTCTGTTTACGAGTGATGTTTCCGCCCGCGGTGTTGATTTTCCGGACGTAACTCTCGTCGTGCAG TATGGTGCCCCAAGCAACAAGGAACTTTACATACACCGTCTCGGACGCACGGGGCGCGCTGGACGGGAGGGTAAGGGGTTGCTTGTACTGTTGCCGTTTGAAAAGAAGGCCTTGAAAGAGATTGATTTACAGCGATTGATATGCGTTAATATTGAGGATCACAAGGATCTCATGGACAAAGTTGATTTCGCCCAGAATCTGGTTCGCAGCGGACATCCCTTGTTGACGCCCAATGCTGAAGCCGCATATCTTGCATTTGTTGCATACTACATGACCAGCAAGGGAATGGGGTCCCGTGATGACGTGGTGGATGCGGCGAAAGTTTTTGCACAAATAATCGGTCTACCCAAACTTCCTGATTTGTGGGGAAAATTGCAGTAG
- a CDS encoding predicted protein, with protein MSAHDDDGFDGYLETTVDPGSTILVSTIILCGLLYCFLPWMVSFGNRYQKRKEEADRTLESLETENLARSLPQLDEETHSSPSRPQFLGINQNRVQNHQHDDMSVSTRSSVVSSFVDVVLNPAPLAAGGRHARLARLRARTRDLEKAAQTRKNATTSHLNETIGAQSDTHSVLDKLDADEVSFRDAVDEEGHVELLPTSKATNGIDRAPRDFAWWRLASIANCFDHLLTIVEWDSETKQIWKLALPYITQAVLTGFAELARVAIIGKMIGTKEVSAYITVNLFLGLTNNFLGGFVGSLSTLCSQAVGNKNDILAGQYIQLAFGFYTLFSLILMTMWSFLIDSTLEWLGFDEETVSAGVDYSLVYIFVGLCNGVNHGIHSLLDTMEYEGYSAIITVLRELSVTGVIFLAALFFDVRLQTVGFLDLGVSLGFLLLNILTIAWTGWFQQFYIGLFGTRALENFAAVKVLLRTSGSLAFGYLLSYSEWEILTVFARLLGPAEIVAWGLLGTVWSSLSYVTQATADAAEVRCAFLLGAGQPWNARLSAYKSALMGVISAMLTTGAIFVIAEDLPTWLTSDSTLQAMVGDLIPLFGMGNMALSFGTMTGTLVGSQGRYRLSTGVCLLGSWLVTIPLAAFFTAGLNIDLQGQTAAVVIGCMVSGTANCYFLLRSDWPNLSSKVLSESGSGTDKEDGDNHGEEDQEQSS; from the exons ATGTCTgcacacgacgacgatggcttTGATGGCTACTTGGAGACGACGGTTGATCCAGGGTCGACCATTCTGGTTTCTACCATTATTCTGTGTGGGCTGCTTTATTGCTTCTTGCCATGGATGGTATCGTTCGGAAACCGATACCAAAAAcgcaaggaagaagctgacCGGACGTTAGAGAGTTTGGAAACGGAGAATCTTGCGCGCAGCCTACCCCAGCTGGACGAGGAAACACATTCGTCTCCCTCTAGACCACAGTTCCTTGGCATCAACCAA AATCGCGTCCAGAACCATCAGCATGATGACATGTCGGTGTCTACACGGAGCAGTGTGGTGTCTTCGTTCGTTGATGTCGTTCTCAACCCGGCTCCTTTGGCCGCGGGAGGTCGACACGCGCGTTTGGCCAGGTTAAGAGCACGAACACGAGACCTAGAAAAAGCAGCGCAGACAAGAAAGAATGCCACTACCAGTCACCTCAACGAAACCATTGGGGCACAGTCAGACACTCACTCCGTTCTGGATAAACTAGATGCAGATGAAGTTTCCTTTCGTGATGCCGTCGATGAGGAAGGGCACGTTGAGCTACTCCCTACCAGCAAGGCAACGAACGGAATAGATCGTGCACCCCGCGACTTTGCGTGGTGGAGACTGGCATCAATTGCCAATTGTTTTGATCATCTCTTGACAATAGTAGAATGGGATTCTGAAACCAAGCAAATTTGGAAGCTCGCTTTGCCTTACATTACGCAAGCTGTGCTGACTGGGTTTGCCGAATTAGCCAGAGTGGCAATTATTGGTAAGATGATTGGCACAAAAGAAGTTTCGGCCTATATTACTGTCAATCTCTTTTTGGGCTTGACGAACAATTTCCTGGGAGGCTTTGTGGGCAGTCTTTCCACTCTCTGCAGTCAAGCAGTCGGAAACAAAAACGATATTCTTGCTGGACAGTATATCCAGCTAGCTTTCGGTTTTTATACACTGTTCTCGTTGATATTAATGACCATGTGGTCCTTTCTGATTGACAGCACACTAGAGTGGTTGGGGTTCGACGAAGAGACTGTTTCTGCTGGTGTCGACTACTCTCTGGTGTACATATTTGTCGGCCTTTGCAACGGGGTAAACCACGGCATTCACTCACTTTTGGACACGATGGAATACGAAGGATACAGTGCAATAATTACAGTTCTTCGCGAACTTTCTGTAACAGGAGTGATCTTTTTGGCAGCCTTGTTTTTCGACGTTCGACTCCAAACCGTTGGATTTCTAGATTTGGGGGTTAGCTTGGGATTCCTGCTACTCAACATACTAACAATTGCGTGGACGGGATGGTTTCAGCAGTTTTACATAGGACTGTTTGGAACACGGGCACTCGAG AATTTCGCTGCTGTCAAGGTCCTTTTGCGGACCTCCGGTTCACTCGCCTTCGGGTACCTACTTTCTTATAGTGAATGG GAAATATTAACAGTTTTCGCGAGACTACTTGGCCCAGCAGAGATTGTCGCATGGGGTTTGCTTGGCACCGTATGGAGTTCACTGAGTTACGTAACGCAGGCTACGGCCGACGCGGCAGAAGTTCGCTGCGCTTTCTTGTTAGGTGCTGGACAACCGTGGAACGCTCGACTTTCGGCGTACAAGTCAGCTCTCATGGGCGTAATTTCTGCCATGTTGACGACAGGTGCCATATTTGTAATCGCTGAAGATTTACCAACGTGGTTGACCTCTGATTCGACGTTGCAAGCGATGGTTGGTGACCTCATTCCTTTGTTTGGTATGGGAAATATGGCGTTATCTTTTGGTACTATGACGGGGACGCTGGTGGGCTCACAAGGAAGATATCGGCTTTCCACCGGGGTTTGCTTGTTGGGAAGCTGGTTGGTAACAATACCATTAGCCGCTTTCTTCACAGCCGGACTAAACATTGATCTTCAAGGCCAAACGGCTGCAGTGGTCATCGGTTGTATGGTTTCGGGCACCGCGAATTGCTATTTTTTACTACGGTCGGATTGGCCAAATTTGTCCAGTAAGGTACTTTCCGAAAGCGGCTCCGGCACTGACAAAGAAGATGGGGACAATCATGGCGAGGAAGACCAGGAGCAGAGTTCGTAG
- a CDS encoding predicted protein — translation MHRSVFSAVLMVVGVASTVAFSLNRIGGQTAPPTAGRPSEVLLHATSGDNRKRKRRRKTVPGAVSPDPIKDAQEKIEGVESEANDGDGLTKDDLLNVARVANFEFNPISEIAVGIEDEKVAQKTPENVIRLPDIKEAKKKKQMEEELARMAEEEEKSKVKIKRSDKEAFRRLLEQQPFADADDSFFEEEAYGTVSALLGERAKPFIGIPTGPLQVGHFVGALGLLLMAYVEYPGFPLTNLPTPLRDCLQGGLGTIYAINTVLAVLALFKAGERGQPKWLWIAKTFSVGGLAYDQLTQL, via the exons ATGCATCGATCCGTTTTCTCGGCTGTACTTATGGTGGTTGGGGTTGCATCGACTGTTGCGTTTTCCTTAAATAGAATAGGTGGACAGACTGCTCCGCCTACAGCAGGTCGACCGTCGGAGGTGTTGCTGCATGCAACGAGTGGCGATAACAGGAAACGCAAGCGACGTCGCAAAACGGTGCCGGGTGCAGTGTCTCCGGATCCGATCAAGGATGCACAAGAAAAGATCGAAGGCGTTGAGAGTGAAGCCAATGATGGGGATGGACTGACGAAAGACGACCTTCTGAACGTTGCGAGAGTTGCAAATTTTGAGTTTAATCCCATCAGTGAGATTGCTGTCG GTATCGAAGACGAAAAGGTCGCGCAAAAGACTCCCGAAAACGTAATCCGTTTGCCGGACATTAaggaagcgaaaaagaaaaagcaaatggaagaagaacttgCGCGAAtggctgaagaagaagagaagaGCAAAGTTAAAATCAAACGCAGCGATAAGGAGGCATTTCGAAGG CTTTTGGAGCAACAACCTTTCGCAGATGCCGACGACTCgttctttgaagaagaagcgTATGGAACCGTTAGTGCTTTACTCGGAGAAAGGGCAAAGCCTTTCATTGGCATTCCTACTGGTCCTCTTCAAGTTGGGCACTTCGTTGGAGCGTTGGGATTGCTGCTAATGGCTTACGTTGAGTACCCCGGGTTCCCGCTCACGAATCTACCAACGCCACTTCGTGATTGTCTACAGGGTG GTCTTGGAACAATATACGCGATCAACACAGTTCTAGCAGTTCTCGCCTTATTCAAAGCAGGAGAGCGAGGTCAGCCAAAATGGCTGTGGATTGCGAAGACGTTTTCTGTTGGTGGCCTTGCATATGACCAGCTCACTCAACTA
- a CDS encoding predicted protein, translating to METSRSKAAAAAASMVPFHCVICFEEFTSTDRTPMVLPCGHTFVCAPCTRRLRRCMECREPLFMPATSNGGIRLSNQRVLMPPVTVRQGDRSSPDPSTPPRQQSQFPGPLALPIPKNVVLLSMMEAAGRQKKIDGQQKKEAEDTDSVESGVDSDEEEAEQFDLGAIIRSMATMSGPCGTYAVRERFGLAVLPGDPRRNRSFSGEREADVAEPAREREPFSLTFGQKLQIVDFRDGVAKLARGEGYVVATSSQLVKVGGPLDESCRLEGLLYTVASRGYDLQRALEENKLVVTHLQSQIDAIKLEGPSHPVVGEVPVDELTASRSGDDSDTHPSTPQSVDQSGILQRVLRSPINGNMAVGSPASHDILSDMVEDGDAVYSRSSPGFPSSLDSIDNEEMVRAGMPTIYRRTESAGDLQQFTFGCGSSLLAGAANEFFGESPTPAATQRYSPRTFNNATRPHSQTYHVDQTPSIAPQFTSSFDGINFRTGMSGHRALLSTNPGRENRQRREIRMMSEHRGIGKARGTSRTSPKSLPSFGPRYE from the exons ATGGAGACATCGCGATCCAAGGCAGCTGCGGCGGCAGCTTCCATGGTGCCCTTTCACTGCGTGATCTGCTTCGAAGAATTTACGTCGACAGATCGGACCCCGATGGTGTTGCCGTGCGGACACACCTTTGTATGTGCGCCCTGTACGCGACGCCTTAGACGCTGCATGGAGTGTCGAGAGCCTCTATTTATGCCGGCGACCAGTAATGGTGGCATTCGACTTTCAAATCAACGGGTTCTGATGCCACCGGTGACGGTACGGCAAGGAGATCGGTCGTCTCCCGACCCGTCTACTCCACCGCGACAACAATCGCAATTTCCCGGTCCCCTTGCCTTGCCAATTCCGAAGAACGTCGTATTGCTTTCGATGATGGAAGCTGCGGGGCGGCAGAAGAAGATCGATGGTCAGCAGAAGAAGGAGGCCGAGGATACTGATTCGGTTGAAAGTGGTGTTGAttcggacgaggaagaagctgAACAGTTTGATCTCGGTGCTATTATTAGAAGTATGGCGACAATGTCGGGACCGTGTGGAACATACGCAGTAAGAGAACGATTTGGTCTAGCAGTGCTCCCAGGGGACCCCCGTAGGAACCGTTCCTTCTCCGGGGAGAGGGAGGCGGATGTCGCTGAACCCGCTCGGGAAAGAGAGCCATTTTCACTGACCTTTGGGCAAAAGCTACAGATTGTTGACTTCCGCGATGGCGTCGCCAAACTTGCGAGAGGCGAGGGCTACGTAGTTGCCACCTCTTCTCAACTTGTAAAGG TCGGTGGACCTCTGGATGAAAGTTGTAGACTCGAAGGTCTTTTGTATACCGTCGCGAGCCGTGGGTATGATCTTCAGCGTGCCTTGGAAGAAAATAAGTTGGTTGTGACTCATCTCCAAAGCCAAATAGATGCCATCAAATTGGAGGGACCGAGTCACCCCGTCGTTGGCGAAGTCCCAGTTGATGAGTTAACAGCATCTCGAAGCGGAGATGATTCGGACACACATCCATCCACACCTCAAAGTGTTGATCAGAGCGGGATCCTTCAACGTGTGCTGCGTTCTCCTATCAATGGGAATATGGCGGTTGGGTCTCCGGCATCCCATGATATATTATCTGACATGGTTGAGGACGGCGATGCCGTATACTCGCGATCGAGTCCAGGTTTTCCAAGCAGCCTCGACTCGATCGACAACGAGGAAATGGTGAGGGCCGGAATGCCTACTATATACAGAAGGACTGAAAGTGCCGGTGATTTACAACAATTTACGTTTGGATGTGGGTCAAGTCTCTTGGCGGGCGCAGCGAATGAATTCTTTGGCGAAAGCCCAACGCCCGCAGCAACACAGAGATATTCACCACGGACCTTCAACAATGCGACGCggcctcacagtcaaacatACCACGTCGATCAGACCCCCTCAATTGCACCGCAATTTACCTCCTCTTTTGATGGAATAAACTTTCGAACCGGCATGAGCGGTCATCGCGCCCTGTTGAGTACAAATCCAGGTCGGGAAAACAGACAAAGAAGGGAAATTCGTATGATGAGTGAACATCGGGGGATCGGTAAGGCTCGAGGGACAAGCCGAACCTCGCCGAAGTCATTGCCTTCGTTCGGTCCGAGATATGAATGA